One segment of Streptomyces roseifaciens DNA contains the following:
- a CDS encoding aminotransferase class V-fold PLP-dependent enzyme codes for MSVPTLASDRSVCTPLPVLGCDVRVPLVTGGEVTYAALDYAASAPALQRVWDDVAAYAPYYGSVHRGAGYLSQLSTELFENSRADVAAFLGCRDGDQVLFTRSTTDSLNLLAAVLPAGTRVFVFETEHHAALLPWERRADVEVTYLDAPRTPGQAVETLEQALAAREPYGPALVCVTGASNVTGELWPVRELAAAAHAHGARIVVDAAQLVPHQRVDIAELDADWVAFSGHKLYAPFGAGVLAGRADWLRDAEPYLAGGGASRRVARGASGEVEVDWHEGVARHEAGSPNVIGAYAIASACKALAEAGFDRLAERERQLITAVREGLAAVPGVRVLSLFGPGAPSVGVLSFTVDGWNSSHFAAALSAEYGIGVRDGLFCAHPLVRTLVGADSSAEGECGAPDEGAPLNAIRVSFGAGTPDEHVERFVAAVDELVRHGAKWSYRTEGGRCVPVA; via the coding sequence ATGTCTGTCCCCACCCTTGCCTCCGACCGGTCCGTTTGCACCCCTCTGCCCGTTCTCGGGTGTGATGTCCGGGTCCCGCTGGTGACCGGGGGAGAGGTGACCTACGCGGCGCTGGACTACGCGGCCAGCGCCCCCGCCCTGCAGCGGGTGTGGGACGACGTGGCGGCGTACGCGCCCTACTACGGCAGCGTGCACCGCGGCGCGGGCTACCTCTCGCAGCTGTCGACGGAACTCTTCGAGAACAGCCGGGCGGACGTCGCCGCGTTCCTCGGCTGCCGGGACGGCGACCAGGTGCTCTTCACCCGCTCGACCACCGACTCGCTCAACCTGCTCGCGGCCGTACTCCCCGCCGGTACGCGGGTGTTCGTCTTCGAGACCGAGCACCACGCGGCGCTGCTGCCCTGGGAGCGGCGCGCGGACGTCGAGGTGACCTACCTCGACGCGCCCCGCACCCCGGGGCAGGCGGTCGAGACGCTCGAGCAGGCGCTCGCGGCCCGCGAGCCCTACGGTCCCGCGCTGGTGTGCGTGACCGGTGCGTCCAACGTGACCGGTGAGCTGTGGCCCGTACGGGAGCTGGCCGCCGCCGCGCACGCCCACGGCGCGCGGATCGTCGTGGACGCGGCCCAGCTCGTCCCCCACCAGCGGGTGGACATCGCGGAACTCGACGCCGACTGGGTCGCCTTCTCCGGGCACAAGCTGTACGCGCCCTTCGGTGCCGGCGTGCTGGCCGGGCGGGCGGACTGGCTCCGGGACGCCGAGCCCTACCTGGCGGGCGGGGGCGCGAGCCGGCGCGTCGCGCGGGGCGCCTCCGGCGAGGTGGAGGTCGACTGGCACGAGGGGGTCGCCCGGCACGAGGCCGGCTCGCCCAACGTCATCGGGGCCTACGCCATCGCGTCCGCGTGCAAGGCGCTCGCCGAGGCGGGCTTCGACCGGCTCGCGGAGCGGGAGCGGCAGCTGATCACCGCGGTGCGGGAGGGGCTGGCGGCGGTGCCGGGGGTGCGGGTGCTGTCGCTCTTCGGGCCCGGCGCCCCGAGCGTGGGCGTCCTGTCCTTCACCGTCGACGGCTGGAACAGCTCGCACTTCGCGGCGGCGCTCTCCGCGGAGTACGGGATCGGCGTCCGCGACGGCCTCTTCTGCGCGCATCCGCTGGTGCGGACGCTGGTGGGCGCGGACTCCTCCGCCGAGGGGGAGTGCGGTGCGCCCGACGAGGGCGCGCCCCTGAACGCGATCCGCGTCAGCTTCGGCGCCGGCACGCCCGACGAGCACGTGGAGCGCTTCGTGGCGGCGGTGGACGAACTCGTCCGCCACGGAGCGAAGTGGTCCTACCGGACCGAGGGCGGGCGTTGCGTCCCGGTCGCCTGA
- a CDS encoding Lrp/AsnC family transcriptional regulator, which yields MITSIVLIKTDVDRIPEIAEQIAAIEGVSEVYSVTGAHDLIAMVRVARHDDLADVIPGRISKVPGVASTETHIAFRTYSQHDLEAAFAIGLDT from the coding sequence GTGATCACTTCGATCGTGCTGATCAAGACCGACGTCGACCGGATCCCCGAGATCGCCGAGCAGATCGCCGCGATCGAGGGCGTGAGCGAGGTGTACTCGGTGACGGGTGCGCACGATCTGATCGCCATGGTGCGGGTGGCCCGGCACGACGACCTCGCGGACGTCATCCCGGGCAGGATCAGCAAGGTCCCGGGCGTCGCCTCGACGGAGACGCACATCGCGTTCCGCACGTACTCCCAGCACGACCTGGAGGCGGCGTTCGCGATCGGCCTGGATACCTGA
- a CDS encoding rhomboid family intramembrane serine protease, producing the protein MLGKAGKAAGTAAQGAHDGIRPPVPLVTYALIGACCAVFLLGPAAELTAPLAGHGSGSNLLAAQTAYFERWGVVPEKLWHGPPAELITPLTALFVHGNWLHLLGNMLFLYVFGAMAENRMGRGPFVLFYLAAGVLALLGYAAAHAASDRTLVGASGAISGVLGAFLYLFPRARVTSLFPFLFFLPLRFPAWAVLLFWFGLQWVAARAAGDRPGVAYLAHVVGFALGFLYAWARYGRATRVKAGLPPDPR; encoded by the coding sequence ATGTTGGGAAAGGCGGGAAAGGCAGCCGGGACGGCGGCGCAAGGGGCCCACGACGGGATCCGCCCGCCGGTTCCCCTGGTCACCTACGCCCTCATCGGCGCCTGCTGCGCGGTGTTCCTCCTGGGCCCCGCGGCGGAGCTCACCGCGCCCCTGGCCGGCCACGGCAGCGGCAGCAACCTCCTCGCCGCCCAGACCGCCTACTTCGAGCGGTGGGGCGTGGTGCCCGAGAAGCTCTGGCACGGGCCGCCGGCGGAGCTGATCACCCCGCTCACCGCGCTCTTCGTGCACGGCAACTGGCTGCATCTGCTCGGGAACATGCTCTTCCTCTACGTCTTCGGCGCCATGGCCGAAAACCGGATGGGACGCGGACCCTTCGTCCTCTTCTACCTCGCCGCCGGAGTGCTCGCCCTGCTCGGCTACGCGGCCGCGCACGCCGCATCCGACCGCACGCTCGTCGGCGCCTCCGGCGCGATCTCCGGGGTCCTCGGAGCCTTCCTCTACCTCTTCCCCCGGGCCCGCGTCACCAGTCTCTTCCCGTTCCTCTTCTTCCTGCCGCTGCGGTTCCCCGCCTGGGCCGTGCTGCTCTTCTGGTTCGGCCTGCAGTGGGTGGCCGCCCGCGCCGCCGGCGACCGCCCCGGCGTCGCCTACCTCGCCCACGTCGTGGGCTTCGCGCTGGGCTTCCTGTACGCGTGGGCGAGGTACGGACGTGCGACTAGAGTGAAGGCGGGGCTGCCCCCCGACCCCCGATAG
- a CDS encoding NYN domain-containing protein — MVEHTGGAEAAGGPGDTGGTDGAAEVLDRPLPEGVRRRVIGLVAEAFGGLTVAELPAALRQYARFTPSRRAKFAGNAMAAAVENDAAFRQRISARLRETGSELAEALDAGSPPAAADPEDVAAMAYVLRPTGWVKLVTAAGEEALRATAERAGEEAQRELRRLREELAEARAAARAEAERVRAELEAARREADSLQRKLRSAVADVRRGEAALRKAETELESVRAAGAAEKAAALGETRRLKTRLSEAEAALEASRRAVREGRSVEDMRLRLLLDTVLDAAQGLRRELALPPASVHPADTVDAVEPGRMTPKDIATRALSETDPALLDQLLALPQAHLVVDGYNVTKTGYPTMPLDKQRLRLLGGLAMLAAQTGAEVTCVFDGAELAAPVLLAPPRGVRVLFSKPGVTADELIRQLVRAEPPGRPVVVVSTDREVADGVAKAGARPVASALLLKRLART, encoded by the coding sequence GTGGTGGAGCACACGGGTGGCGCGGAGGCGGCCGGTGGGCCTGGTGACACCGGTGGGACCGACGGCGCTGCCGAGGTGCTCGACCGTCCGTTGCCGGAGGGCGTGCGGCGCCGGGTCATCGGCCTGGTGGCGGAGGCGTTCGGCGGCCTGACCGTGGCCGAACTCCCGGCGGCGCTGCGGCAGTACGCCCGGTTCACGCCGAGCCGGCGGGCCAAGTTCGCGGGCAATGCGATGGCGGCGGCGGTGGAGAACGACGCCGCGTTCCGCCAGCGCATCTCGGCCCGGCTGCGCGAGACGGGCTCCGAGCTCGCCGAGGCGCTGGACGCGGGTTCGCCGCCGGCGGCCGCCGATCCGGAGGACGTGGCCGCCATGGCCTACGTGCTGCGGCCCACGGGCTGGGTCAAGCTCGTGACGGCGGCCGGCGAGGAGGCCCTGCGGGCCACCGCGGAGCGCGCGGGCGAGGAGGCCCAGCGCGAACTGCGGCGGCTGCGCGAGGAGCTGGCGGAGGCCCGGGCCGCGGCGCGGGCCGAGGCCGAGCGGGTCCGCGCCGAGCTGGAGGCCGCCCGCAGGGAAGCCGATTCGCTGCAGCGCAAGCTGCGCAGCGCGGTCGCCGACGTGCGGCGCGGCGAGGCCGCCCTGCGCAAGGCGGAGACCGAGCTGGAGTCCGTACGGGCGGCCGGTGCGGCCGAGAAGGCCGCCGCGCTGGGGGAGACCCGCCGGCTCAAGACGCGGCTGTCGGAGGCCGAGGCCGCGCTGGAGGCGAGCCGCCGGGCCGTGCGCGAGGGCCGCAGCGTGGAGGACATGCGCCTGCGGCTGCTGCTGGACACGGTCCTGGACGCGGCGCAGGGGCTGCGCCGCGAACTGGCGCTGCCGCCCGCCTCCGTGCACCCCGCGGACACGGTGGACGCCGTGGAGCCGGGCCGGATGACCCCGAAGGACATCGCCACGCGCGCCCTGTCCGAGACCGATCCGGCGCTGCTGGACCAGCTGCTGGCCCTGCCTCAGGCGCACCTCGTGGTCGACGGGTACAACGTCACCAAGACCGGCTATCCGACCATGCCGCTGGACAAGCAGCGGCTGCGGCTGCTGGGCGGGCTCGCGATGCTGGCCGCGCAGACGGGCGCCGAGGTGACCTGCGTCTTCGACGGGGCCGAGCTGGCCGCGCCCGTGCTGCTCGCGCCGCCGCGCGGGGTGCGGGTGCTCTTCAGCAAGCCCGGGGTGACCGCGGACGAGCTGATCCGCCAGCTGGTGCGGGCCGAGCCGCCGGGCCGTCCGGTCGTGGTGGTCTCCACCGACCGCGAGGTCGCCGACGGCGTCGCGAAGGCGGGCGCGCGGCCGGTCGCATCGGCCTTGCTCCTCAAGCGACTTGCCCGTACCTGA
- a CDS encoding C40 family peptidase — translation MASHRRPKQPGRARVTVLTATAAAAVALTSQAAHADPKASKAEVKEKVDKYYEEAEQATEKYNGAKEKQDKLDKQVTDLQDKVARGQEEINKLRSGLGSLATAQYRSGAVDPSLQLLLSSDPEGYLDKASTLNQVSAKQASTLKQISEKQRVLKQQRQEASGKLKDLAETRKVLGEQKESVQEKLAAAKEQLNTLTAAERAEIVGEKEQAGGGKGGEERAGRGGGSSSRPDLGKDVPTSGRAAAALAAAQGKIGSPYVWGATGPGSFDCSGLTGWAYAQAGVTLPRISQDQANAGTRIYDQSQLKPGDLVLFYGDLHHIGLYAGNGQTLHAPKPGANVRYESMGNMPFQFGVRIG, via the coding sequence GTGGCGTCCCACCGTCGACCCAAGCAGCCGGGCCGCGCCCGTGTGACCGTGCTGACCGCGACCGCTGCGGCCGCCGTCGCCCTCACCTCGCAGGCCGCACACGCCGATCCGAAGGCCTCCAAGGCGGAGGTCAAGGAGAAGGTCGACAAGTACTACGAAGAGGCCGAGCAGGCCACGGAGAAGTACAACGGGGCCAAGGAGAAGCAGGACAAGCTCGACAAGCAGGTCACCGATCTCCAGGACAAGGTCGCCCGCGGCCAGGAGGAGATCAACAAGCTGCGCAGCGGCCTCGGTTCGCTGGCCACCGCGCAGTACCGCAGCGGCGCCGTCGACCCCTCGCTGCAGCTGCTGCTCTCCTCCGACCCCGAGGGCTACCTGGACAAGGCCTCGACGCTCAATCAGGTGAGCGCCAAGCAGGCCAGCACCCTCAAGCAGATCTCCGAGAAGCAGCGCGTGCTCAAGCAGCAGCGCCAGGAGGCGAGCGGCAAGCTCAAGGACCTCGCGGAGACCCGCAAGGTGCTGGGCGAGCAGAAGGAGTCCGTCCAGGAGAAGCTCGCCGCGGCCAAGGAGCAGCTCAACACCCTCACCGCCGCGGAGCGCGCCGAGATCGTCGGCGAGAAGGAGCAGGCCGGCGGCGGCAAGGGCGGCGAGGAGCGCGCCGGCCGCGGCGGCGGCAGCAGCAGCCGCCCCGACCTCGGCAAGGACGTGCCCACCTCCGGCCGCGCCGCCGCCGCGCTCGCCGCCGCCCAGGGCAAGATCGGCTCCCCGTACGTCTGGGGCGCGACCGGCCCGGGCTCCTTCGACTGCTCCGGGCTGACCGGCTGGGCGTACGCACAGGCCGGCGTCACCCTGCCGCGCATCTCCCAGGACCAGGCCAACGCCGGCACCCGCATCTACGACCAGAGCCAGCTCAAGCCCGGTGACCTGGTGCTCTTCTACGGCGACCTGCACCACATAGGCCTCTACGCGGGCAACGGCCAGACCCTGCACGCCCCCAAGCCGGGCGCCAACGTGCGCTACGAGTCGATGGGCAACATGCCCTTCCAGTTCGGCGTCCGCATAGGCTGA
- a CDS encoding NlpC/P60 family protein yields MASHRRSSQSGLTQTVRVTVLSAAVATAAAAMAPPAGARPSDTARDDRSRGTVKTQVDRLYEQAERATEKFNEAGERAGELRRKVAEATDRVARGQERVNHMRTALGMVAAAQYRSGAVDPALQLLLSSDPDGYLDRAATLDRVSDRQGEQLRALTEAQRALRQERSEAARMLGELEQTRKAVEQHKREVEGKLATARRLLNALPAADREAYARASRSGGTRQLERSDGGALGGLQDLAAASSRGAAAAMAARSAVGSPYAWGATGPGAFDCSGLMQWAYGRAGVGLPRTSQAQRNAGRHVPLSEARPGDLVIYRDDASHVGMYVGNGQVVHAPYPGARVRYDPANMMPISSVTRP; encoded by the coding sequence GTGGCGTCCCATCGCCGTTCTTCGCAGTCCGGTCTCACCCAGACCGTCCGGGTCACCGTCCTGTCCGCCGCCGTGGCCACGGCCGCGGCCGCGATGGCGCCCCCGGCCGGAGCACGGCCCAGCGACACCGCCCGCGACGACCGGTCCCGCGGGACCGTCAAGACGCAGGTCGACCGGCTCTACGAGCAGGCCGAGCGGGCCACCGAGAAGTTCAACGAAGCGGGCGAGCGCGCCGGCGAGCTCCGCAGGAAGGTCGCCGAGGCCACCGACCGCGTCGCCCGCGGCCAGGAGCGCGTCAACCACATGCGCACCGCCCTCGGCATGGTCGCCGCCGCCCAGTACCGCAGCGGCGCCGTCGACCCCGCCCTCCAGCTGCTCCTGTCCTCCGACCCCGACGGCTACCTGGACCGCGCCGCCACCCTCGACCGCGTCTCCGACCGGCAGGGCGAGCAGCTCAGGGCGCTCACGGAGGCCCAGCGGGCACTGCGCCAGGAGCGCAGCGAGGCGGCGCGGATGCTCGGCGAGCTGGAGCAGACGCGCAAGGCCGTCGAGCAGCACAAGCGGGAGGTCGAGGGGAAGCTCGCCACCGCCCGCCGCCTGCTGAACGCCCTGCCGGCGGCCGACCGGGAGGCCTACGCCCGCGCCTCGCGCTCCGGCGGCACCCGGCAGCTGGAGCGCTCGGACGGGGGCGCCCTCGGCGGGCTGCAGGATCTCGCCGCCGCCTCCTCCCGCGGCGCCGCGGCCGCCATGGCCGCCCGCTCCGCAGTCGGCTCGCCCTACGCCTGGGGCGCGACCGGGCCCGGCGCCTTCGACTGCTCCGGGCTCATGCAGTGGGCGTACGGGCGGGCCGGGGTCGGTCTGCCGCGCACCTCCCAGGCGCAGCGCAACGCCGGACGGCACGTTCCGCTGTCCGAGGCGCGCCCCGGGGACCTCGTCATCTACCGCGACGACGCCAGCCACGTCGGCATGTACGTCGGCAACGGCCAGGTCGTCCACGCGCCCTACCCGGGCGCCCGGGTGCGCTACGACCCGGCCAACATGATGCCGATTTCGTCGGTGACCCGGCCGTGA
- a CDS encoding glycosyltransferase 87 family protein, which translates to MPGSDVSVDIEVIYQGWYGVLSTGTFPYDDVTWQYPPAAAFAVLAPGLLPFLDYAPAFFVVCLLADAVVYALLLYAVRGGRRRTAGVWVWVAGVPLLGPIVYARYDVMVTAVAVAALLAAGRRARLSGALAAFGALLKVWPVLLLVGTPRGPRTREAWGAAVVTAAVLGLAFAATMPGALAFLTFQRDRGTEVESLGSLVFHLGRHVGWHGHARLHYGSVEFLGPYVHTVSRLALVLSVVAFAWLLLWRVRARRFTACTPYEAAFASVLLFTTTSRVISPQYVVWLLGLAAVCLTMGTTRQRLPIALVLLAAPLTQLEFPIWFSHVVASDKLGVATLTLRNGLLVVATLVSCTRLWRETVSLPGASDTPDDPPAEKEPALLAG; encoded by the coding sequence ATGCCGGGGTCGGACGTCTCCGTCGACATCGAGGTGATCTACCAGGGCTGGTACGGGGTGCTGAGCACCGGCACCTTCCCCTACGACGACGTCACGTGGCAGTACCCGCCCGCCGCGGCCTTCGCCGTGCTCGCCCCCGGCCTGCTCCCCTTCCTCGACTACGCCCCCGCCTTCTTCGTGGTGTGCCTCCTCGCCGACGCGGTCGTCTACGCGCTGCTGCTGTACGCGGTGCGGGGCGGGCGGCGCCGCACCGCCGGGGTGTGGGTGTGGGTGGCCGGGGTCCCGCTGCTCGGCCCGATCGTCTACGCCCGCTACGACGTGATGGTGACGGCCGTCGCCGTGGCCGCCCTCCTCGCGGCCGGGCGCCGGGCGCGGCTCTCGGGGGCGCTCGCGGCCTTCGGGGCGCTGCTGAAGGTGTGGCCGGTGCTGCTGCTGGTCGGCACGCCGCGGGGGCCCCGCACGCGGGAGGCGTGGGGCGCGGCGGTGGTGACGGCCGCCGTGCTCGGGCTGGCGTTCGCGGCGACCATGCCGGGGGCGCTGGCGTTCCTGACCTTCCAGCGGGACCGGGGCACGGAGGTGGAGTCCCTGGGCTCGCTCGTCTTCCACCTGGGGCGGCACGTCGGCTGGCACGGCCACGCGCGGCTGCACTACGGCTCGGTGGAGTTCCTCGGCCCCTACGTCCACACGGTGAGCCGGCTCGCGCTCGTGCTGAGCGTGGTGGCGTTCGCCTGGCTGCTGCTGTGGCGCGTACGGGCGCGCAGGTTCACGGCCTGCACGCCGTACGAGGCGGCGTTCGCGTCGGTGCTGCTGTTCACCACGACCAGCCGCGTCATCAGCCCGCAGTACGTCGTCTGGCTGCTCGGGCTGGCGGCGGTGTGCCTCACGATGGGCACGACGCGGCAGCGCCTGCCCATCGCCCTGGTCCTGCTGGCCGCCCCGCTGACCCAGCTGGAGTTCCCGATCTGGTTCTCGCACGTGGTGGCCAGCGACAAGCTGGGCGTGGCGACGCTGACCCTGCGGAACGGGCTGCTGGTCGTGGCGACGCTGGTGTCGTGCACGCGCCTGTGGCGGGAAACGGTGTCCCTGCCGGGGGCGTCCGACACACCGGACGACCCTCCCGCGGAGAAGGAACCGGCCTTGCTGGCCGGTTAG
- a CDS encoding glycosyltransferase family 4 protein: MDKTLVVTNDFPPRPGGIQAFLHNMALRLDPSGIVVYASTWKRGQEGAEATARFDAEQPFTVVRDRTTMLLPTPRVTRRATGLLREHGCTSVWFGAAAPLGLMAPALRRAGARRLVGTTHGHEAGWAQLPASRQLLRRIGEGTDTLTYLGEYTRSRIASALTDEAAARMVQLPPGVDEKTFHPGSGGDEVRARLGLADRPVVVCVSRLVPRKGQDTLILAMPRILAAVPDAVLLIVGGGPYGDDLRRLAEETGVAHAVRFTGAVPWEELPAHYGAGDVFAMPCRTRRGGLDVEGLGIVYLEASATGLPVVAGDSGGAPDAVLEGETGYVVQGGSPARAADRIVTLLRDPELRARMGARGRQWVEEKWRWDLLAERLKTLL; encoded by the coding sequence ATGGACAAGACTCTCGTCGTCACCAACGACTTCCCGCCCCGCCCCGGCGGCATCCAGGCGTTCCTGCACAACATGGCGCTGCGCCTGGACCCGTCGGGCATCGTCGTCTACGCCTCCACCTGGAAGCGCGGCCAGGAGGGTGCGGAGGCCACCGCCCGCTTCGACGCCGAGCAGCCGTTCACGGTCGTCCGCGACCGCACCACCATGCTGCTGCCGACGCCCCGGGTGACCCGGCGCGCCACCGGCCTGCTGCGCGAACACGGCTGTACCTCGGTGTGGTTCGGGGCCGCGGCCCCGCTCGGGCTCATGGCCCCGGCGCTGCGCCGGGCGGGCGCCCGCAGGCTGGTCGGCACCACGCACGGGCACGAGGCCGGCTGGGCGCAGCTGCCCGCGTCGCGCCAGCTGCTGCGGCGGATCGGCGAGGGCACCGACACCCTCACCTACCTGGGGGAGTACACGCGCTCGCGGATCGCCTCCGCGCTGACGGACGAGGCGGCGGCCCGGATGGTGCAACTGCCGCCCGGCGTGGACGAGAAGACCTTCCACCCCGGCTCCGGCGGCGACGAGGTCCGCGCCCGGCTCGGCCTCGCGGACCGCCCGGTGGTCGTGTGCGTCTCGCGGCTGGTGCCGCGCAAGGGCCAGGACACGCTGATCCTGGCCATGCCGCGGATCCTGGCGGCCGTTCCGGACGCGGTGCTGCTGATCGTCGGCGGCGGACCGTACGGGGACGACCTGCGGCGGCTGGCCGAGGAGACGGGCGTCGCCCACGCCGTCCGCTTCACGGGCGCCGTGCCGTGGGAGGAGCTGCCCGCGCACTACGGGGCGGGCGACGTCTTCGCCATGCCGTGCCGCACGCGCCGCGGCGGGCTCGACGTCGAAGGCCTCGGCATCGTCTACCTGGAGGCCTCGGCGACGGGTCTGCCGGTGGTCGCCGGGGACTCGGGCGGGGCGCCGGACGCGGTCCTGGAGGGCGAGACGGGGTACGTGGTGCAGGGCGGTTCGCCGGCCCGGGCCGCGGACCGCATCGTGACGCTGCTGCGGGACCCGGAGCTGCGCGCGCGCATGGGCGCGCGGGGGCGGCAGTGGGTGGAGGAGAAGTGGCGCTGGGACCTCCTGGCCGAGCGCCTCAAGACGCTGCTCTGA
- a CDS encoding AMP-dependent synthetase/ligase: MREFSLPALYEVPADGNLTDLIRRNAAQRPDVAVIGRKAGNRWEDVSAAQFLAEVRAAAKGLIASGVRPGDRVGLMSRTRYEWTLLDFAIWSAGGVTVPVYETSSPEQIQWILSDSGAVACLVETAAHEEAVESVKDRLPALSHVWQIEADGVAKLREAGAGITDEEVDERSGLANADSPATIVYTSGTTGRPKGCVLTHRAFFAECGNAVERLKPLFNTGESSVLLFLPTAHVFGRLVEISAMLAPIRLGCVPDIRNLTDELAAFRPTLILGVPRVFEKVYNGARAKAQADGKGKIFDKAADTAIAYSRALDTPSGPGLGLRIKHAVFDKLVYGKLRAVLGGRATHAISGGAPLGERLGHFYRGIGFTVLEGYGLTESCAATAFNPWDRPKIGTVGQPLPGSVVRIADDGEVLLHGEHLFQGYWNNEAATEEALSDAWFHTGDLGTLDEDGYLTITGRKKEIIVTAGGKNVAPAVIEDRIRAHALIAECMVVGDGRPFVGALVTLDEDFLPRWLADHGKPAGMTPAELAEDADLLADVQKAVDDGNAAVSKAESVRKFRILPAQFTEASGHVTPSLKLKRNVVAKDFADEIEAIYRG, from the coding sequence TTGCGCGAGTTCAGCCTTCCGGCCCTCTATGAGGTCCCTGCGGACGGAAACCTGACGGATCTGATCCGCCGCAACGCCGCGCAGCGCCCCGACGTCGCCGTCATAGGCCGCAAGGCCGGCAACCGGTGGGAGGACGTCAGTGCGGCGCAGTTCCTCGCCGAGGTCCGCGCGGCCGCCAAGGGTCTGATCGCCTCCGGTGTGCGGCCGGGCGACCGGGTCGGGCTGATGTCCCGCACCCGCTACGAGTGGACGCTGCTGGACTTCGCGATCTGGAGCGCCGGCGGCGTCACCGTGCCGGTGTACGAGACGAGCTCGCCCGAGCAGATCCAGTGGATCCTCAGCGACTCCGGCGCCGTCGCCTGCCTCGTCGAGACCGCCGCGCACGAGGAGGCCGTCGAGTCCGTCAAGGACCGGCTGCCCGCGCTCTCCCACGTCTGGCAGATCGAGGCCGACGGCGTGGCGAAGCTGCGCGAGGCCGGCGCCGGCATCACGGACGAGGAGGTCGACGAGCGCAGCGGCCTCGCGAACGCCGACTCGCCCGCGACCATCGTCTACACCTCGGGCACCACGGGCCGCCCCAAGGGCTGCGTGCTCACCCACCGCGCGTTCTTCGCGGAGTGCGGCAATGCGGTGGAGCGGCTCAAGCCGCTGTTCAACACGGGCGAGTCGTCCGTCCTGCTCTTCCTCCCCACCGCCCACGTCTTCGGGCGCCTGGTGGAGATCTCCGCGATGCTGGCGCCGATCCGCCTCGGCTGCGTGCCCGACATCCGCAACCTCACCGACGAGCTCGCGGCCTTCCGCCCGACGCTGATCCTGGGCGTGCCGCGCGTCTTCGAGAAGGTCTACAACGGCGCCCGCGCCAAGGCCCAGGCCGACGGCAAGGGCAAGATCTTCGACAAGGCCGCGGACACCGCCATCGCCTACAGCCGGGCCCTCGACACCCCGTCCGGGCCGGGCCTGGGCCTGCGCATCAAGCACGCCGTCTTCGACAAGCTCGTCTACGGCAAGCTGCGGGCCGTCCTCGGCGGCCGGGCCACCCACGCCATCTCCGGCGGCGCGCCGCTGGGCGAGCGCCTGGGCCACTTCTACCGCGGCATCGGCTTCACGGTCCTGGAGGGCTACGGCCTGACCGAGTCCTGTGCGGCGACCGCGTTCAACCCCTGGGACCGGCCGAAGATCGGCACCGTCGGGCAGCCGCTGCCCGGCTCCGTCGTGCGCATCGCCGACGACGGCGAGGTCCTGCTGCACGGCGAGCACCTCTTCCAGGGCTACTGGAACAACGAGGCGGCCACCGAGGAGGCGCTGTCCGACGCCTGGTTCCACACCGGCGACCTCGGCACCCTCGACGAGGACGGCTACCTCACGATCACCGGCCGCAAGAAGGAGATCATCGTCACCGCGGGCGGCAAGAACGTCGCCCCGGCCGTGATCGAGGACCGCATCCGGGCCCACGCCCTGATCGCCGAGTGCATGGTCGTCGGCGACGGCCGCCCGTTCGTCGGCGCGCTCGTCACCCTCGACGAGGACTTCCTGCCGCGCTGGCTCGCCGACCACGGCAAGCCCGCCGGGATGACGCCGGCCGAACTGGCCGAGGACGCCGACCTGCTGGCGGACGTGCAGAAGGCCGTCGACGACGGCAACGCGGCCGTCTCCAAGGCGGAGTCGGTGCGCAAGTTCCGCATCCTGCCCGCGCAGTTCACGGAGGCGTCGGGGCACGTGACGCCGTCGCTGAAGCTGAAGCGGAACGTCGTCGCGAAGGACTTCGCGGACGAGATCGAGGCGATCTACCGCGGCTGA
- a CDS encoding metallophosphoesterase family protein — MRVHVVSDVHGNSTALARAGDGADALICLGDLVLFLDYADHSRGIFPEIFGVENADRIVALRTARRFDDARELARSLWRGMDRDSAIETAVRKQYTELFAAFPAPTYATYGNVDIPRLWPEFAREGTTVLDGERAEIGGLVFGFVGGGLPSPMRTPYEISEEEYAAKVAALGDVDVLCSHIPPDVPELCYDTVARRFERGSSVLLDAIRATRPRYALFGHVHQPLARRMRIGGTECVNVGHFASTGTPWVLEW; from the coding sequence ATGAGGGTTCATGTGGTCAGCGACGTGCACGGCAACAGCACGGCCCTCGCCCGGGCGGGCGACGGCGCCGACGCCCTGATCTGTCTGGGCGACCTGGTCCTCTTCCTCGACTACGCGGACCACTCGCGCGGCATCTTCCCCGAGATCTTCGGCGTGGAGAACGCCGACCGGATCGTCGCGCTGCGCACCGCGCGCCGCTTCGACGACGCCCGTGAGCTGGCGCGGAGCCTGTGGCGCGGCATGGACCGGGACTCCGCCATCGAGACCGCCGTCCGCAAGCAGTACACCGAGCTCTTCGCCGCCTTCCCCGCGCCCACGTACGCCACGTACGGAAATGTCGACATCCCCCGACTCTGGCCGGAATTCGCCCGGGAGGGCACGACCGTCCTCGACGGGGAGCGGGCCGAGATCGGCGGACTCGTCTTCGGATTCGTCGGCGGCGGCCTCCCCTCGCCCATGCGCACCCCCTACGAGATCTCCGAGGAGGAGTACGCGGCGAAGGTCGCGGCCCTCGGCGACGTGGACGTCCTGTGCTCGCACATCCCGCCCGACGTGCCCGAACTCTGCTACGACACCGTCGCCCGGCGCTTCGAGCGCGGCAGCTCCGTCCTCCTCGACGCCATCCGCGCCACCCGCCCCCGCTACGCGCTCTTCGGCCACGTCCACCAGCCGCTCGCCCGCCGGATGCGGATCGGGGGGACGGAATGCGTCAACGTCGGCCACTTCGCCTCCACGGGTACACCCTGGGTGCTGGAGTGGTGA